From Aquabacter sp. L1I39, the proteins below share one genomic window:
- a CDS encoding IclR family transcriptional regulator, translating to MSSLDKMLKVLDLFGEDRMSIQLEDVQATGASRATAYRYIQSLCDAGLLAPTTGGSYVLGPRIIEMDRLVRRADPLLTGAGGPMRDVSARLGINVMLCSYYGDKVMCADIVWPERSVPEYYERGRPMPMFRGAMAKTILAHLTPYQLRNIMLWHGDQVREAGLGENWEQFRANMSRLRRDGHCITQSEVIPNLVGIGAPVFDAERRILGSVVFAVPLARFDAADKEALVNEIKQLAARITSAIAGEAGARPAQRAARPRKIRTPPVEEGSAAE from the coding sequence ATGAGCAGTCTCGACAAGATGCTGAAGGTCCTCGACCTGTTCGGCGAGGATCGCATGAGCATCCAGCTGGAGGATGTGCAGGCCACCGGCGCCTCCCGCGCCACGGCTTATCGCTACATCCAGTCTCTGTGCGATGCCGGGCTGCTGGCCCCCACCACCGGCGGCTCCTATGTGCTGGGGCCGCGCATCATCGAGATGGACCGCCTGGTGCGCCGGGCCGATCCGCTGCTCACCGGCGCCGGCGGCCCCATGCGGGATGTGAGCGCGCGGCTCGGCATCAATGTGATGCTGTGCAGCTATTATGGCGACAAGGTCATGTGCGCCGACATTGTCTGGCCCGAGCGTTCGGTGCCGGAATATTACGAGCGGGGCCGGCCCATGCCCATGTTCCGGGGCGCCATGGCCAAGACCATCCTGGCCCATCTTACGCCCTATCAGCTGCGCAACATCATGCTCTGGCACGGGGACCAGGTGCGCGAGGCCGGGCTGGGGGAGAATTGGGAGCAGTTCCGCGCCAACATGTCCCGGCTGCGGCGCGACGGTCATTGCATCACCCAGAGCGAGGTGATTCCCAATCTCGTGGGCATTGGTGCTCCGGTGTTTGATGCGGAACGGCGCATCCTCGGCAGCGTGGTGTTCGCGGTGCCCCTGGCGCGGTTCGATGCCGCCGACAAGGAGGCCCTGGTGAACGAGATCAAGCAATTGGCGGCGCGCATCACCAGCGCCATCGCCGGCGAGGCCGGCGCGCGCCCGGCCCAGAGGGCCGCCCGCCCCCGCAAGATCCGCACGCCGCCAGTGGAGGAGGGTTCGGCTGCCGAGTGA
- a CDS encoding Dps family protein: MNTPLVKERQKAPLATPTDLGSNATRDIAPALTLLLADMFALYLKTKNFHWHMSGPHFRDYHLLLDEQGEQIFATTDDIAERARKIGGTTLRSIGHIARLQRIADNDADYVDAQDMLAELCENNKAIVTALREVHGVCDEYGDVATASLIENWIDEAERRTWFLYEATRTR; encoded by the coding sequence ATGAACACCCCTCTCGTGAAGGAGCGCCAGAAGGCGCCCCTCGCCACGCCGACCGACCTCGGGTCCAATGCCACGCGCGACATCGCGCCGGCCCTCACCCTTCTGCTTGCGGACATGTTTGCTCTTTATTTGAAGACGAAGAATTTCCACTGGCACATGTCCGGCCCCCACTTCCGCGACTACCATCTCCTTCTCGACGAGCAGGGCGAACAGATCTTCGCCACCACCGACGACATCGCCGAGCGCGCCCGCAAGATCGGGGGCACCACGCTGAGGTCCATCGGACACATCGCCCGCCTGCAGCGGATCGCCGACAACGATGCCGATTATGTGGATGCGCAGGACATGCTCGCCGAGCTCTGCGAGAACAACAAGGCCATCGTCACCGCCCTGCGCGAAGTCCATGGCGTGTGCGACGAATATGGTGACGTCGCGACTGCGAGCCTCATCGAGAACTGGATCGACGAGGCCGAGCGGCGCACCTGGTTCCTTTACGAAGCCACCCGCACCCGCTGA
- a CDS encoding SDR family NAD(P)-dependent oxidoreductase, which translates to MSELQGRVALVTGAARGQGAAEARLFGRQGATVMVCDVLAAEGEAFVQELAAEGIEARFRPLDVTDEADWDATVEAIRAWKGRLDILVNNAGIINRSTVADTALAAWERLLKVNLTGAFLGIRAVAPLMEASDGGSIVNISSNSAFSGHYDPAYTASKWGLRGLTRSAAMEYAARGIRVNAVCPGLVVTALNATSPHLQPMIGMTPMGRSGTPEEIAELVLFLASPRSAFITGEDFVIDGGFTAGAAYRRVAVETGIY; encoded by the coding sequence ATGAGCGAACTGCAGGGGCGCGTCGCGCTGGTCACCGGGGCGGCGCGCGGCCAGGGCGCGGCGGAAGCGCGGCTGTTCGGCCGGCAAGGCGCCACCGTGATGGTCTGCGACGTGCTCGCCGCCGAGGGCGAAGCCTTCGTGCAGGAGCTGGCCGCGGAGGGGATAGAGGCCCGCTTCCGCCCCCTCGACGTCACCGACGAAGCGGACTGGGACGCCACCGTGGAGGCGATCCGGGCCTGGAAGGGCCGCCTCGACATTCTCGTCAACAATGCCGGCATCATCAATCGCAGCACCGTCGCCGATACTGCGCTCGCCGCCTGGGAGCGCCTGCTCAAGGTGAACCTCACCGGCGCCTTCCTGGGGATCCGGGCCGTTGCGCCGCTGATGGAAGCCTCCGACGGCGGCAGCATCGTCAACATCTCGTCCAACAGCGCCTTTTCCGGCCATTACGACCCGGCCTACACCGCCAGCAAATGGGGCCTGCGCGGCCTCACCCGCAGCGCCGCCATGGAATATGCCGCGCGCGGCATCCGCGTGAACGCGGTGTGCCCGGGCCTGGTGGTGACCGCGCTGAACGCCACGAGCCCGCATCTCCAGCCCATGATCGGCATGACGCCCATGGGCCGCAGCGGCACGCCGGAGGAGATTGCCGAACTGGTGCTCTTCCTCGCCTCCCCCCGCTCGGCCTTCATCACGGGGGAGGATTTCGTCATCGATGGCGGGTTTACCGCCGGGGCCGCCTATCGGCGCGTGGCGGTGGAGACCGGGATCTATTGA
- a CDS encoding response regulator transcription factor, whose product MSHVPMITIIDDDESVRLATESLVRSLGLGASVFASAEAFLRSPERHCTACVITDVQMPGMSGIDLQARLRTEGDRLPLIFITAFPEERIRSQVQAAGAVGFLAKPFEGDAMIQCIDDALRATGQSRP is encoded by the coding sequence GTGTCCCATGTCCCGATGATCACGATCATCGATGATGACGAATCCGTTCGCCTGGCCACCGAGAGCCTCGTGCGCTCACTCGGCCTGGGCGCCAGCGTGTTCGCGTCCGCCGAAGCCTTCCTGCGGTCTCCGGAGCGGCACTGCACGGCGTGCGTCATCACCGATGTGCAAATGCCCGGCATGAGCGGCATCGACCTTCAGGCGCGCCTGCGCACCGAAGGAGATCGGCTGCCCCTCATCTTCATCACCGCTTTCCCCGAAGAGCGAATCCGCAGCCAGGTGCAGGCGGCGGGCGCGGTGGGGTTCCTCGCCAAGCCCTTCGAGGGAGACGCCATGATTCAGTGCATCGACGACGCGCTGCGCGCCACGGGCCAGTCCCGCCCCTGA
- a CDS encoding helix-turn-helix domain-containing protein, producing MKTEDVDAVRQLPLFQDARKETFAKIMRGVLLQRFPPGVTLITESDTADFLHVVVDGLVEMFATHGGRETTLSLVRPVGTFILAAVLTDQVYLQSARTVLKSRLLMIPAAHVRAAMGTDEGFTRAVVAELARGYRCTIKEVKNQKLRSGAERLANWLLQESARSGAGAAVELDVEKRKLAALLGMTPENLSRAFSTLRDYGVTSVGPAIRIGEPEALAAFARPNPLIDGPE from the coding sequence ATGAAGACCGAGGATGTGGATGCCGTCCGGCAGCTTCCGCTGTTCCAGGATGCCCGCAAGGAGACCTTTGCGAAGATCATGCGGGGCGTGCTCCTGCAACGCTTTCCCCCCGGCGTCACGCTCATCACCGAAAGCGATACCGCCGATTTCCTGCATGTGGTGGTGGACGGGCTGGTGGAGATGTTCGCCACCCATGGCGGGCGCGAGACGACGCTTTCCCTGGTGCGGCCGGTGGGCACCTTCATCCTGGCAGCTGTGCTCACCGATCAGGTCTATCTGCAATCCGCCCGCACGGTGCTGAAATCCCGCCTCCTGATGATTCCCGCCGCCCATGTGCGGGCCGCGATGGGGACGGACGAGGGGTTCACGCGTGCGGTGGTGGCGGAGCTGGCGCGGGGCTATCGCTGCACCATCAAGGAGGTGAAGAACCAGAAGCTGCGCTCCGGCGCTGAGCGCCTCGCCAATTGGCTGCTCCAGGAGAGCGCCAGGAGCGGCGCCGGCGCGGCAGTGGAGCTGGACGTGGAGAAGCGCAAGCTCGCCGCGCTCCTCGGCATGACGCCGGAAAACCTCTCCCGCGCCTTCTCGACCCTGCGGGATTATGGCGTCACCAGCGTCGGCCCCGCCATCCGCATCGGGGAGCCGGAGGCCCTTGCCGCGTTCGCGCGGCCGAACCCGCTCATCGACGGCCCCGAGTGA
- a CDS encoding NIPSNAP family protein, with the protein MIVEERMYVLHTHAVLADYLRIYAAEGLPLQKEILGGFLGYFTTEIGTQNQLVHFWAYEDLEERRMRREKLAQQPAWQACLAKIRPMIMTMENRILLPTAFSPWPCALKGAEPALEPPFAPPP; encoded by the coding sequence ATGATCGTCGAAGAACGGATGTATGTGCTGCACACCCATGCGGTGCTGGCGGACTATCTGCGGATCTACGCCGCCGAGGGCTTGCCGCTGCAGAAGGAGATTCTGGGCGGTTTTCTTGGATACTTCACCACCGAAATCGGCACGCAGAACCAGCTCGTCCATTTCTGGGCCTATGAGGACCTGGAGGAGCGCCGCATGCGTCGCGAAAAGCTGGCCCAGCAGCCCGCCTGGCAAGCCTGCCTCGCGAAAATTCGCCCTATGATCATGACCATGGAAAACCGCATTCTCCTCCCCACCGCCTTTTCGCCCTGGCCCTGCGCGCTCAAGGGGGCTGAGCCGGCCCTTGAGCCCCCCTTTGCACCACCCCCGTAA
- a CDS encoding cupin domain-containing protein produces MVAITPGLAGEDKLAPTDSRYVDVSRLPWKPTPTKGIDMKILLIDEETGLMTALFRWEPGTVLPRHEHVEIEQTYVLEGSIVDGEGEALAGNYVWRPAGNQHVARSPNGALVLSMFLRPNKFLDGDLAGQELK; encoded by the coding sequence ATGGTCGCCATCACCCCCGGCCTTGCCGGCGAGGACAAGCTCGCGCCGACGGATTCCCGCTACGTGGACGTGTCGCGCCTGCCGTGGAAGCCCACGCCCACCAAGGGCATCGACATGAAGATCCTCCTCATCGACGAGGAGACCGGCCTGATGACCGCCCTGTTCCGCTGGGAGCCGGGCACCGTGCTGCCCCGCCACGAGCATGTGGAGATCGAGCAGACCTATGTGCTGGAAGGCAGCATCGTGGATGGCGAGGGCGAGGCGCTGGCCGGCAATTATGTCTGGCGTCCGGCGGGCAACCAGCATGTGGCCCGCTCTCCCAACGGCGCGCTCGTCCTGTCCATGTTCTTGCGTCCCAACAAGTTCCTGGACGGGGACCTGGCCGGCCAGGAACTGAAATAG
- a CDS encoding ABC transporter substrate-binding protein, translated as MKRVSARTWMSMAVGTLSLFAASAAHAQFTDGVLRIGVLNDQSGIYADMAGPGSVVAAKMAVEEFGGKIGNTPIEVIVGDHQNKPDVGLNIARKWLDVDGVDMIADIPNSSISLAIVQLVKDKNKVAVIATSNSNRLTGDSCTPNHVHWTLDNYALAKSTATEVLKSGGKSWYFVTVDYAFGHDMEREAGQIVKAAGGKVVGSVRHPLSTSDLSSFLLQAQGSGAQVIGFANSGSDFTNSMKQAAEFGITKGNQKLAALAVYLTDIKSLGLTSGQGLYLSEPFYWDLNDQTRAFAKKFAERHGGAMPTSFQAGVYSGVLHYLKAVAALNSDADGRAIVAKMKDLPTDDPAFGKGSVRIDGRKLHPMYLFKVKTPAESHGPWDLYAKIGETPADQAFKALDPACALVKPN; from the coding sequence ATGAAGCGCGTATCGGCCCGCACATGGATGTCCATGGCGGTGGGCACCCTTTCGCTGTTCGCCGCGTCCGCGGCTCACGCTCAGTTCACCGATGGCGTCCTGCGCATCGGCGTGCTCAACGACCAGTCCGGCATCTATGCGGACATGGCGGGGCCGGGCTCGGTGGTGGCGGCCAAGATGGCGGTGGAGGAGTTCGGCGGCAAGATCGGCAATACGCCCATTGAGGTGATCGTCGGCGACCACCAGAACAAGCCGGACGTGGGGCTCAACATCGCCCGCAAATGGCTGGACGTGGACGGCGTGGACATGATCGCCGACATCCCCAATTCCTCCATTTCGCTCGCCATCGTCCAATTGGTGAAGGACAAGAACAAGGTGGCCGTCATCGCCACCTCCAACAGCAATCGCCTGACGGGGGATTCCTGCACCCCCAACCATGTGCACTGGACGCTGGACAATTATGCGCTGGCCAAGAGCACGGCCACCGAGGTGCTCAAATCCGGCGGCAAGAGCTGGTATTTCGTGACCGTGGACTATGCCTTCGGCCACGACATGGAGCGCGAGGCCGGGCAGATCGTGAAGGCGGCTGGCGGCAAGGTGGTGGGCTCCGTGCGCCACCCCTTAAGCACGTCTGACCTGTCCTCCTTCCTGCTCCAGGCCCAGGGTTCGGGCGCGCAGGTGATCGGCTTTGCCAATTCGGGCAGCGACTTCACCAATTCCATGAAGCAGGCCGCCGAGTTCGGCATCACCAAGGGCAACCAGAAGCTCGCGGCCCTGGCGGTTTATCTCACCGACATCAAGTCGCTCGGCCTCACCAGCGGGCAGGGGCTCTATCTCAGCGAGCCCTTCTACTGGGACCTCAATGACCAGACACGGGCCTTCGCCAAGAAATTCGCCGAGCGCCATGGCGGCGCCATGCCCACCTCCTTCCAGGCCGGCGTCTATTCCGGCGTGCTGCATTATCTCAAAGCGGTTGCCGCCCTGAACAGCGATGCGGACGGGCGCGCCATCGTCGCCAAGATGAAGGACTTGCCCACCGACGATCCCGCTTTCGGCAAGGGTTCCGTGCGCATCGACGGCCGCAAGCTCCACCCCATGTATCTGTTCAAGGTGAAGACGCCGGCGGAATCCCACGGGCCCTGGGACCTCTATGCCAAGATCGGCGAGACCCCTGCCGATCAGGCCTTCAAGGCGCTTGATCCGGCGTGCGCTCTCGTGAAGCCGAACTGA